TCCTCGAGCAAAAACATGATTTTTTATTGGCTATCCTTATGGCATTAAGGGTTATAAGTTATATGACTTGCATTCAAAGACAATTTTTGTATCTCGTAATGTGATTTTTCATGAAACCATCTTTCCCTTTGCATCCAATAAACAGCCTCACACAGACACAACTCTTACTCCAATAACACCCCTAATCTTGTACCTGAGTATGAATGTCATGATAACATCTTTAATGGTCTAAACTTGCATAATCATCCACAAGCACAATCAAGTCCTCTTCCTGCAGATTTTATTACTCCATCTTCGATTTTTCCTACCATGGATGCAATTCCTATTTTAGTTTCTATAGAGCCAGACACACGTCACAATGAGTCACCCTTAGTAGACCACACCCTTTCCAATCCTGCAGACCACTCACTACCACctgtcaacattcctttcattccATGAAGGTTTACCAGAAATAGGAAACATGCTAGTTATTTAAAGGACTTTCATTGTTATGCTGCAGACCACTTCAAGGATGAATCTTGCTCATCAAGTACATTGTATCCCTTATCATCAGTTCTATCTTATCATCGTTTGTCTCCATCTCACAAATGCTTTACACTAGTATTATCCATGCATCATGAGCCTCATAGTTTTCAAGAAGCTTCTAAAGTCGCACATTGGTGTGATGCCATGGATGTCGAAATTAGGGCACTTGAGGAAAATAAGACCTGGACTCTCACTAACCTACTGGCAAGAAAGACTCgcataggatgcaagtgggtttATAAAGTGAAGCATAAGGTTGATGGAAGCATTGAGCGATATAAGGCTTGTATGGTCGCAAAGGGTTATACGCAATGTGAGGGGATTGACTATCAAGAAACTTTTTCACCTATTGTGAAGATGATCAAAGTGAGATCAATATTAGCTTTGGCAGCTATTCATAACTGGTACTTACATCAGCTAGATGTAAATAACGCCTTTTTACATGGGGACCTtgaagaagaagtatacatgactaTTCCTCCAGGTTATCATACTTCATCACAATCACAAGTTTTGTGTTTAAATAAATCTCTTTATGGATTAAAGCAGGCCTTGAGGCAATGGTTCTCCAAGCTCTCCAATACTCTGATTTCCGATGGATTTATTTTGTTTGAAGTAGATAAATCTCTGTTCATCAAGGAGGCTGGAACATTTTTTATTGCTCTATTGGTTTACGTGGTTGACATTGTGCTTGTTTCTAATGATGCATCACCAATTCCAAAATTTACATCATTCTTAAATACTCAGTTCAAATTAAAGGTCTTAGGTCCTTTAAAATATTTCCTTGGCTTGGAGATCTCTCGAGCAAAACAAGGTATTTCGGTGTGCCAACGAAAACATGCCCTTGATTTGTTAGAAGATGCTGGAATGTTAGCAGCTAAGACAACAAACTTTCCAATGGATCCTCATTTAAAGCTCTCTTGGTATGAAGATGATTTATTGACTGATGTTACACATTATAAGAGATTAATTGGTAGATTACTTTATCTCATAGTTATAAAGCCTGATATCTCTTACTCACTACAAGTTCTCAGCCAATTCTTGACTGAGCCTAGAAAACCACATCTTGATGCTACTATACGTGTCTTGAGATACATTAAAGGTGCACTATTACAAGGATTGTTCTACTCCAGTTCTTCTTTAACACATCTAAAAGTTTTTTCAGACTTTGATTGGGCGGGTTGTGTTGACACTAGACACTCAGTAACAGGGATTTGTGTTTTCATTGGTGATTCTCTTGTGGCTTGGAAATCTAAGAAACAAGCCGTCGTTTCTCGTTCCTCTGCAGAATTAGAATACAGGGCTATGGGTACTGCAACATCAGAATTACTTTGGATGCTGCAATTATTCCGTGAACTTGCCATTCCTCATTCACAGGCTGCCTTGCTgttttgtgacaacaaagcagtcATCCACATTGCTGCTAACCTAGTATATCATGAGCGAACAAGACATATCGAGGTGGATTGTCATTTTATTCGGCAGCTTATTCAACAAGGTGTCATCAAAACTATGCATGTCAAAATAGATTGTCAActggctgatatttttacaaaggcACCGGGTACTCGAGCTTTCAGCAATATTTTGTCCAAGATGGTTATGCACAATATTCAtactccatcttgagggggcatGTAAAAATATAATTAGAATATTGTTATCTTCTCTGTTATCTAGTTTCTCCTCAGCAGTATGACAACCATCAGCCACTGCACTTCTGCTCCAACAATTTCCTGTTCTGTTATTGTTAAAATTCAGTTATgttttattgttattttcattCAGTTATTTGTTATGCAGTTATAAGTAGTCTGTTATTCAgttgtatgtgtatatatatcccTTTTGGGTACAGCAAGCTGAATAAGAAAAATGAGCAGCATTCACTCATCTCTCTGCATTCAGCATTCACTCTGCAATCTTTCTGCAATCGTAAAACAAGGTGAATCTGATGAAGGACAAACATGCGTTACTTTTAAATTTCTCCAgtttacaacaacaacaacaacaacaaaaccaagctttagtcccactaagtggggtcggctatatgaatcattttctgccaatttatacgatcatgaaccatttcttttgatagattcaaagatattaaatccttcctcactatctcctcccaagttattttaggtctacccctaccccttctactaccccccatagtaactaagtcactcttcctcacaggtgcactataaggcctacattgcaagtgtctataccatctgagttgtccctcccttatcttatcttctataggagctacacctaacttaccacgaatatgttcattccttaatttatctttcaatgttataccactcatccatctaagcatcctcatctcggcaacttttacaaATTTCTCCAGTTTGAATCAATGaaatatttaattccttataagtTTAAAAGTCTGATATTACTTTATCATACTAAAGTGTAGTGGGAGAGGAAAATTTGAATCAGTGATAAATTTGATCCCGTACAGAAAATATGGttagtttcttcatttttctcgtATTTTAGAGACCAAATGGTCATGTTTAATATTAGAGACTAGAGTTGGGGTTAGAGTTTATTGCTATGGTTGCTTGTGAAATCTGATGTTTTCTTTGATTTGGAATGTTGAAATTTGGATTTAGAGATTTCAATATGGTGGTCATtgttttggtaaaaaaaaaaaaaaaaaggccttgCCAACAGTTTGAGCCTAGGTCATGTGGTAGACTTTGGGAGTGGGGAATGCCAAAATGAAACATAGTCAACATACTAGTTTGGAGCGTTGAAACTTGAAAcccaccaagaaaaaaaaaataaagtaaaaacaaaaagaaagaggaaaagtAGTTGTAGACACTCCTTATGTGGAATTCCATTGATTTGtctattctttttttcttttcattttcctttttcttttttcctgaaaagaccCATTTCGGTAGTGTTTGCAAGCATGGATTTTGGAGTTTGGATATGAATGTATTTGGTTTTGaaagaaattcaatataattttaccCTACATCTTGTCCAAATCCATACAGATCCAAACCTAAGGTCCCTTTTTCATACTCCAAAATGCATGGTTACAGTTTTGTTAGTTTTTTTTGGATGGTTGTTCCCAAAGAAAATGTCCTTTTATCATGCACAATGCAACAGTATAAACCTGATACAACATAAATGGAGTTTGTACTAGAATAAATGATTGGTTTCCCTCAAATTTATAATTACCATTGAATAGTGACTGGTAGCCAatctataataatgcataatTATCTATTGAGCTCCAATAATCTAATAGGCCTTTGCTTGCCCCCCCACAGtaattaactcactcttcctcactagtaCACTAtatggcctatgttgcaagtgcccaTATCATTTAAGTCgaccctcccttatcttatcttctataggagctatacTAACTTACCGTGAATACGTTCATTGTTTAATTTatgtttcaatgttataccactcattcatctaagcgttttcatctcaacaacttttactttttggatattatgtttcttcgtcgcctaacattccgatccatatagcatgctggtcttatagctgtcctataaagcttcccttttaattttaaggatattctacgatcatagagcacacttgaagcacttctccattttacccaacctgctttaactctatgcattacatcatgtttaatttcttctttagcttgcataatagatccaaggtatcaaaatctacaagtgctatttatttcttcattatcgagtttaactttgtctccaatattcttcctatcattactaaagttacatttcatatattctgtcttatttctacttatcctaaggcctctagattccaaagcttctctccgtaattctaactcagcctctactccatccctagtttcatcaattaatgcaaatatcatctgcaaacaacatacaccatggaacctccttttgaatactcttagtcaattggtccatcactaaagcaaaaagataagaacacaaagtagatccttgatgtacacctatggcgattgaaaattctctagtgtCTCTATTTATagttcttacactagtcattactccatcgtacatatccttaatgacattagtatacctactacatataccccaagaacttccctaggtatcctatcatgtGCTttttcaaggtcaataaatatcatatgcaagtccctcttctttttcctaaacttttccattaatcttattaaaagatatataacttatGTGTTATATTTCCCAAGCATAagaccaaattgattttctgagactttcgtttctaaccttaatctttgttcaactgcCTTTTCCCATAGTTTCGTTTCTAAGCACTTGAGATGATCCAAAAATgtatttgaaaactcattaagtTTGTTAATGATATCCTATAAACTATCATGATATTCTTACCAACATCATGCTACGAGTTATAGGAAtttcctacctcacacacaacccaatACATATAGGACTTCATGTGGACTTTGGTTGGTTGTGCCTTGAGTATTCCTTGTATATGCTTTTGCTCAATGCTTCATCAAGATTCATCTGATCCTTATGCTTGCTTTAGTATCAACCTATTGTCCTATACTGAACTCTGAACTAGAGTGCATAGGTTGGTTAGTCCTGAGGGTCAcgaatgggttgttatcatcaaaattaattGGATTGGGATActttagccactaaggctaacacagCTATTATGGGCCTACAACATACAAGTTTGGACTTGGGCTAATTTTGAAGAGGTAGGGTGCCATGCAACCATAAATGTTATTTTGAAACTGATGTTTGATAATTTTTCTTTatcataataattatttttattatcaaatCTTTTCTTACAGAATCGTGGAAGTAGTTGTGTGAGCAAAATTGTTTTTGAAGGCACAATGTTGCTTCTTAATTTGTGTGCATGGATGGTCTTCCTTTCTGCACAGTTGGCAATAATCATATTTCTACTTTTTTATTACATTGATAATTTTTGTTCTTTAGCCTTTTACTGGTGACTGATGAAGACCATACATTGCAGCTGGGAAGGAGGAGCAGGCACTGCCATACCTTTTATACCTGCAAGGCGGCCCTGGTTTTGAATGTCCTCGACCAACAGAGTCAAGTGGGTGGATAAATAAAGCATGTGAAGAATATCGTGTTGTGCTACTGGATCAGGCATGATTTATTGGACGTATTTTTAGATCTTTTGTTATATTTGAAGAAATTTTGTGCCTGTTTGATCTTGGGTCCTGCTGAagtggtgatttttttttttctttatttctttcatGCAGCGAGGAACAGGTTTATCTACTCCATTGACAGTATCATCTATGTTGCAAATGAAATCAGCAGACGAGCTTGCTGAATACTTGAAACATTTTCGAGCTGATAACATAGTAAATGATGCTgaatttattcgagtacatcttGTTCCAGATGCGGGGCCATGGACAATTTTGGGGCAGGTAGAAGGATTTATGTTATGTTTTAAGAGAGAACGTGCTGCTAACATCTCGTTCTTTTTCCTTGTGTAGAGCTATGGTGGTTTTTGCGCTCTTACATATTTGAGTTTTGCACCACAAGGATTGAAGCAAGTTCTTCTGACTGGTGGAATCCCTCCAGTTGGAAATGGATGTACTGCAGATACTGTATACAGTGCATGCTTCGAAAAGGTGGttcttcaaaatgaaaaatattaccAAAGGTTTCCTCAGGATGTTGAAATTGTTCGTGAAGTTGTTTTGCACTTGGCAAATTCTGAAGGGGGAGGGGTGAGGGAATTTTAAGATCCTGGCTTTACTTTCATTTTTCTTCTAATTGTAATTTTCTCTAATGCtgaccaaggtcttaaatttcgatttcgactcaaatttcgaagctccaaaagtacggaaatttcgatgtcaatttcgatttcgatttgaaaaaataacggaaactaatagtaaaacatggaattctttgtgaaactttagaaatggttaacaaatataataatataagttttaagactaatatattacaaattaaatacatctatattttgtataaggtggaaaagttttaaaatagtttttgtatcaaacatgtttgtaagataatgtacattaaacagattcagttaatgcaaatgaaattcataattcatttaaatattatttatcatacaaatattgataatttagacatgaatggttaaataaaatattactataagtttattttttcatataatttcaaaagcacttgtggtaaccttttgttttaataaaataaattaaaagagaaatttcacttcactcttaaatctctcgtttgaattttgacgaaatttcattgtgtagttaaaatttcgacaaatttcgctaaaattacgaggtttcgataaatttcgaatgattcgttgagatttcgacggaaattatgcaagacggaaatcgactgccatttcgatttcgagggggacggaaatcggaaatttcgacaatttcgtggaaatttaagaccatgatgcTGACAACCTTTTTTTCCCTATTTTGTTATAGGTACTTCTTCCATCGGGGGGCATATTAACCCCAAGAGGATTGCAACTCCTTGGTCTTTCTGGACTAGGGACTAGCACTGGTTTTGAGCGCTTGCATTACCTGTAAGGCATCATACATATTTATGTGCTCCTTagtaatttctaaaattttactACAtacaccccctccccccccaaaAAGAAAATGCAATATAACATTCTTTGTGTcgatatatttttttttgctgTTTCCCATAGGTTTGAGAGGGTGTGGGAACCTATACTAGTTCCAGGGGCACAAAAGCAAATTAGTTACTACTTTTTGAATGCTGTAAGAGAATTACTGCTTTCTTATTAATCAAAAGTTCATGGTTTCAATTCTCTTTCTTGACTTCAATTTTAAATTTAGTTGCAATTGAATAGACCTGAACCATTGCATACTTTTTTATGAGGCATGACTAAAAAACATATGCAAGTCGCAAGATTTTTAGAAATCTTAAGGGgtcatttggtatcattgtcaaaaattgtgaaaacaaaaataagaaatgaaaactaaaaaccagaacagaaactaaaaactgaaaaccaacaacctatttggttaatatttcttaaactaaaataaattaaaaacttaattaaacaaatgtccatttttttccttgaaacaaataattttaaaaaaaatgattaaaatctTAAGTACAAagtaatatatatttaaaacactattataaataaaaattatcataattattataaattattttacttaattattatatttcgaAATTCTCTATATAAGACTAATTTTTGTTGTACATGACAATGGAAaagtagtaaaaatattttgtaaatgaaatttattattttgaaatttttgatgAACATTTTATTTGAAttacattttaaactcatatgataattttattttaattttaattaaaaaatatgtataaaatgaatgaataaatCCAAAAAAAGTTTGTGGGTATTAAAATATTATGGGGACATATTCTGAAAACAACTGGAAACCAAAaaactttatttttagttttttccctAATAGTTGAAAATtgacaataaaaacaaaaaattgacaaTGGAAACAAACACATTTTCATAATTTGTTTCTTAACAACAACAGTATCAAACAAACACTAAAAAAGTAAATAACTTGTGAAAATTTTCAAAACGATGCTCGAAAATTGAGATATGACTTTATCTACTGCTATATCTGCCTTTTGTTTTTTATCTTGTGGTTATTTTGATATTGAGTAATGTTCTATTGAATGACTTCTTATGTTTTAAAGtccattttactttctttcttatGTTGATTATTACTATTCATTTTCAGTTGCAGGATAATAGACTTATATTTTGGGatgcttaaaattttttttcaataaatattaaGCATCGAGAGTAACTTAGTTGTGAAATCTGGGAAATGAACTCCTTCCACAGTAGAATACTAGAATTTTCCATATCCAATCAATCAAATGATGTGAGATAGGGTATGTTGGTATTTTCCAGAATCAGAGTGGAAATTAGGCTGCAGTACTTATAATCCTTGTGAGATGTGATTCCTTTGACATTTAGTGAAGAGAATGTTATGGGAAGATGATAAAGGAGATTGATCCTTTTGAGGTGTAAGGAGGATGATCTAATattctaatttaaaaaatattacaagCTGAAGGCTACCATGCAGTCAGACCAAGAGTGCTGCCTTGTCTGTAAAAGTAGGGAGTGAGTGAGAGGAGAGCTATAGATATAGGGTATGAGAAGTTCTCCAGAAAATCAATTTCATATTTTCACCCTTCTGTAATGTTTGCTCAAtatttgttcattgatttggGAATTGCTTTCTACATGCACTgaattcaaattattttttttatgcagTTTGAGAATTGGTTGGCTTTTGATACAAATCCACTCTATGCTCTTATGCACGAGTCCATATACTGTCAGGTGGACTTCTATGATCCTCATTTATTTTAATTGGTTTGATTGCTGGGGAAGTTCCATTTTAATCTTGCATGATTATGTGATGGGATGGATTTTTGTTGGAAGCTACAAATTTTTTGactattgtttttatttaaaatttcttggAAGTCTCTACACTATTCTTTGTTTTGACTTTAGGGTGCATCGTCACGGTGGTCTGCTCACAGAATAAGGGCCAAAGATGGGAGCAAATTCAATGCAATCAAGGCTGCAAAAGAAGGCCAACTTGTACTTTTCACAGGAGAGGTAAATCATATGAATAGCACTAGGTGCTCGTAGAGTCTTTTTGATGGATGAGTGGCTACATGAAGAGGCTTATGTTATGCATTTTGCAGATAAGGATCAATCAATgaaatattgaatattttttggAGGAATGTGATTGCTTATTGACATAACTCTACATGGATATAATACTTCTTAAGTTGGACACTGCTTAGGAAAACAATATTTGATTCATAATGAGGGAGGATATAGGATGAGAGAGAAGGAATGCATAATGGCTACCCTTGCCTGGGATCATCACatcagcacacacacacacacacaagacacAATTTCTCAAAATATTCAGCTCTGCTTAAAATTCACTACATCTAGGTAATTATAGGACTAACACATCGCAGTCGAACAGCAGCATGGATACTAGTTTCCAACATTTAGAAGCCTAAATATTCTAGAAATATTACCCCTAAAATTTTAGCATtggaaaattttcccaaataatatatttgaaaatattcccTGCAAAATACCAAGAAGTAAAAGTTGCCTAAATTCCTAAATTTGTGCTTTTGGCTCTGACTTGTGTCTCTGACCATTCTCTGTTGgttgaaataaaacaaaattgacATTGAATATTGGAGGATGAAAAACCATAGCCTTTAAACTAGTTAATCTCTTCAACAATGTATAGAATGATGTCAAATTAGGTTTTTCAATTGGGGTGACAAATGTTGGTGGGATGATGAGCTTGATTGGAATGCCTTGAAATTTATTAACATCTTTAATTGCATGGACATTCACGCTAACCTTCAAAGCGTTAGGTTGGTATGTaaaactttaacttttatatatgctgaaatctAAAATTCTTTCATTGTGAAAATTCCAGTCATTTGCAAGCATCTGATCCAAATATTAACCTAAATGCTTTCCTTTGCAGATGATATTTCCATGGATGTTTGATGAAATTCATGCCTTGAGGCATTTTAAAGATGCTGCTCATTTATTGGCTGAGGAGGAGGATTGGTCACCTCTATACGACATTGCCACACTGAATAATAACAAGGTTCTATAAtttcatgtttcaaaattttctttatgGATTTTGATCTAAtaggattttctttttcttctgatGAGGGGAAGTCCCAACGAATAGGTATGTACATTACATGATAGGATGTTGGGTTATCTGTccattttttaaatgaaaatgtGAAGTTTGTGAAAATTCCAGATTTTTCATTACTTTGTTCCATGTTTTTAAAACAGAGACTGGTCTGGACAGGTCGACTGGGTTCAACCAGAACTGATAATCAGATCCATTGATCATTAAAAACCAAATTTGAGATGAACTGGTCTTTGACCCAGATGGCTGGTAAGAACTGATCCTAGGAAACACCAACACTTCTGGAAGGATGAAGCATCGATGTTCGACATGTATCAAATACTGACTGCCCAACACTCCCCAACACATATATGATGTGTTGGAAATTAATtactttattcttatttttagaCATGGCCGAGACACTTCTTGACACTTCCAAACACGACAAGGAGACCTCTGGGACATTTCTTGCACCGAAACACAGTGTTTGTTGCCTTCTCTAATTCTGTTAATAAAACAGTCAATAGGCTCTTTGACATTAGAGTGGTTGGACTCTGGAGTGTTAGCGCCACTATGCTAGCCTTGTAGACCCTGTGACCTCCATGCCCCACAAATCACCCCTCTAAACcctgccatttttttttttcaattcttgatGAGTCATGCCTATTGCCCAGCCATGCTGTTGGACCAATATTATTCTATAATGTGATTGTACTTGATGATTGTGTAAGTTTGTTTAGTTTGCAGAATGTGTAATTGAAAATTGCATGAATGTGTATTTGCTGGGTACAAGTTGCTGCTAGGAGTGCTCAATCTTGGGATCTCAAAATCACAGAAGGAGAAAAATTACCACTTAACCAACTAGTATTGATTGTTTATTTACCCTTAACCAACTAGTATTGATGCACTtattgtcctaattttttcacacacagctggTCTCAAGCCTGGGTAAAGGAGGAaggttgcattaggtagctgaaagccagcgtaaaatttgtcaaatcactatgatatgaatccttatggtggaaaaagattcatatagctgaccccacctagtgggacttaaggcttggtttggttgttgttgttgttactgTAGAACCAACTCCAGTCATTTGTATAAGTAATGCACGAACACCTATTTTAGCAATTTTTTGGTTAAGAATTATGCTCTTTCCTTTCCA
This region of Malania oleifera isolate guangnan ecotype guangnan chromosome 10, ASM2987363v1, whole genome shotgun sequence genomic DNA includes:
- the LOC131165736 gene encoding uncharacterized protein LOC131165736, with protein sequence MWWTKLTISTSSLIKPLLPVGYPSLPSDASLLTPISRTLYFRARRSLTVNFAAMAGTNTSTVTVSPGDGGDTSLEHVVGQWYSVPELRLRDHHFTVPLDYSLDRRTCPKISIFAREVVAAGKEEQALPYLLYLQGGPGFECPRPTESSGWINKACEEYRVVLLDQRGTGLSTPLTVSSMLQMKSADELAEYLKHFRADNIVNDAEFIRVHLVPDAGPWTILGQSYGGFCALTYLSFAPQGLKQVLLTGGIPPVGNGCTADTVYSACFEKVVLQNEKYYQRFPQDVEIVREVVLHLANSEGGGVLLPSGGILTPRGLQLLGLSGLGTSTGFERLHYLFERVWEPILVPGAQKQISYYFLNAFENWLAFDTNPLYALMHESIYCQGASSRWSAHRIRAKDGSKFNAIKAAKEGQLVLFTGEMIFPWMFDEIHALRHFKDAAHLLAEEEDWSPLYDIATLNNNKVPVAAAVYYDDMFVNFKLVMETASQIAGIRLWITNEYMHSGLRDAGGQVFSHLMGMLSGKKPLF